One genomic segment of Vicia villosa cultivar HV-30 ecotype Madison, WI unplaced genomic scaffold, Vvil1.0 ctg.003444F_1_1, whole genome shotgun sequence includes these proteins:
- the LOC131640989 gene encoding uncharacterized protein LOC131640989 translates to MGQANSSTSLIDIDAMRKGAQINRDQSSCLINPVTRVEIEQALNGIGDQKSPGMDGYFSLGLMEDRMAKRCEKGSKKPRRNIWAEADTFSLGLMEDRMAKRCEKGSKKPRRNIWAEADTIMTQRLGKILPTIVGANQAAFIPGQVIHNHILMAFELMRGYTWKGGTPRCMLQLDLQKAYDMVEW, encoded by the exons ATGGGTCAAGCTAATAGTAGCACTAGCCTTATTGACATTGATGCAATGAGGAAGGGTGCTCAGATCAATAGGGACCAGAGTTCTTGTCTGATCAATCCTGTGACCAGAGTTGAGATAGAGCAAGCACTTAATGGTATTGGTGATCAAAAATCACCTGGCATGGATGGCTAT ttTAGCTTGGGATTGATGGAAGATCGCATGGCCAAGAGGTGTGAAAAAGGAAGCAAAAAGCCAAGAAGGAacatatgggcagaggcggacacg ttTAGCTTGGGATTGATGGAAGATCGCATGGCCAAGAGGTGTGAAAAAGGAAGCAAAAAGCCAAGAAGGAacatatgggcagaggcggacacg ATAATGACTCAGAGGCTGGGGAAGATTCTACCTACTATTGTTGGAGCTAATCAAGCAGCTTTCATTCCTGGACAAGTGATACATAATCATATCCTCATGGCATTTGAGTTGATGAGAGGTTATACTTGGAAGGGAGGGACACCAAGGTGTATGCTACAGCTAGATCTCCAAAAGGCTTATGATATGGTAGAGTGGTAA